In Oryctolagus cuniculus chromosome X, mOryCun1.1, whole genome shotgun sequence, a single window of DNA contains:
- the LOC138847689 gene encoding centriole and centriolar satellite protein OFD1-like has translation MAASFFFSIIHHVKRPPRSRPRQVLTERDVLQLVGIRPPSGLHASLVSAADRDAGAAEKLRLIDDAFADAKSRHPKTASLDAKLSDYKRDLEEQLRAEMRQRLEYLRETEIARVKMEERRRREEAELTRRADAFEL, from the exons ATGGCCGCCTCGTTCTTTTTCTCTATCATTCATCATGTGAAACGCCCTCCTCGTTCTCGTCCCCGCCAGGTGCTGACTGAGCGGGACGTGCTCCAGCTCGTGGGAATCCGCCCGCCGTCCGGCCTGCACGCGTCCCTG GTGTCTGCAGCCGACAGAGACGCCGGAGCCG ccgAAAAGCTCCGGCTCATCGACGACGCGTTCGCCGACGCGAAGTCCCGGCACCCGAAGACGGCGTCTCTGGACGCAAAGTTGAGCGACTACAAGAGGGACTTGGAGGAGCAGCTGCGGGCGGAAATGCGCCAGAGG CTGGAGTATCTGCGAGAGACCGAGATCGCGAGAGTCAAGATGGAGGAGAGGCGGCGGCGCGAGGAGGCGGAGCTGACGCGGAGGGCCGACGCCTTCGAGCTGTGA
- the LOC138847712 gene encoding leucine-rich repeat and coiled-coil domain-containing protein PF3D7_0703800-like isoform X2 gives MKDTSNDSAKIKDTSDDSAKIRDTGDDSAKIRDTSNDLARMKDRRDDSARIKDTSADSAKIKDTSDDSARIKDTRDDSAKIKDTRDDSAKIKDTRDDSAEIKDTSDDSAKIKDTRDDSARMKDTSDDSAKSKDTSDDSARIKDTSGDSAKIKDTRDDSALKAERLALQAQNQLLRRQLADSRSENAWRSRLLSSRFSRTIN, from the exons ATGAAGGACACGAGTAATGACTCAGCAAAAATCAAAGACACGAGCGATGACTCAGCAAAAATCAGAGACACGGGTGATGACTCAGCAAAAATCAGAGACACGAGCAATGACTTAGCAAGGATGAAGGACAGGAGGGATGACTCAGCAAGGATCAAAGACACGAGCGCTGACTCAGCAAAAATCAAAGACACGAGCGATGACTCAGCAAGGATCAAAGACACGAGGGATGACTCAGCAAAAATCAAAGACACGAGGGATGACTCAGCAAAAATCAAAGACACGCGCGATGACTCAGCAGAAATCAAAGACACGAGTGATGACTCAGCAAAAATCAAAGACACGCGCGATGACTCAGCAAGGATGAAGGACACGAGCGATGACTCAGCAAAAAGCAAAGACACGAGCGATGACTCAGCAAGGATAAAAGACACGAGCGGTGACTCAGCAAAAATCAAAGACACGCGTGATGACTCGGCACTGAAGGCGGagcggctggcgctgcaggcacaGAACCAGCTCCTGAGACGGCAGCTGGCGGACAGCCGGAGCGAGAAC GCTTGGCGCAGCCGGCTGCTGAGCTCGCGGTTCTCCAGGACgattaattaa
- the LOC138847712 gene encoding leucine-rich repeat and coiled-coil domain-containing protein PF3D7_0703800-like isoform X1: MKDTSNDSAKIKDTSDDSAKIRDTGDDSAKIRDTSNDLARMKDRRDDSARIKDTSADSAKIKDTSDDSARIKDTRDDSAKIKDTRDDSAKIKDTRDDSAEIKDTSDDSAKIKDTRDDSARMKDTSDDSAKSKDTSDDSARIKDTSGDSAKIKDTRDDSALKAERLALQAQNQLLRRQLADSRSENVRLLSRLAQPAAELAVLQDD, encoded by the exons ATGAAGGACACGAGTAATGACTCAGCAAAAATCAAAGACACGAGCGATGACTCAGCAAAAATCAGAGACACGGGTGATGACTCAGCAAAAATCAGAGACACGAGCAATGACTTAGCAAGGATGAAGGACAGGAGGGATGACTCAGCAAGGATCAAAGACACGAGCGCTGACTCAGCAAAAATCAAAGACACGAGCGATGACTCAGCAAGGATCAAAGACACGAGGGATGACTCAGCAAAAATCAAAGACACGAGGGATGACTCAGCAAAAATCAAAGACACGCGCGATGACTCAGCAGAAATCAAAGACACGAGTGATGACTCAGCAAAAATCAAAGACACGCGCGATGACTCAGCAAGGATGAAGGACACGAGCGATGACTCAGCAAAAAGCAAAGACACGAGCGATGACTCAGCAAGGATAAAAGACACGAGCGGTGACTCAGCAAAAATCAAAGACACGCGTGATGACTCGGCACTGAAGGCGGagcggctggcgctgcaggcacaGAACCAGCTCCTGAGACGGCAGCTGGCGGACAGCCGGAGCGAGAACGTGCGTCTGCTGAGCC GCTTGGCGCAGCCGGCTGCTGAGCTCGCGGTTCTCCAGGACgattaa